One window of Lytechinus variegatus isolate NC3 chromosome 2, Lvar_3.0, whole genome shotgun sequence genomic DNA carries:
- the LOC121408088 gene encoding DDB1- and CUL4-associated factor 11-like, translating into MGSRESSHVAERRTMADESEDYSAVLAYLLRSGQIRLLSPHSAGFLDDSDDDDYIECCPESDPSPDTSKIDTSDLKQEMLIQAGITHNASLPTSHVTQMLHKRQLGNCCRKGFTHNDRSQVGAVFLPNHQRTVAHFPAKVFCGTYSMDGSVFLSACQDQVIRIYDVKNGYFKKFKEIRARDVGWSVLDTAFSPDGNYLIYSSWSDCVHLCNIYGDYDTHTALNLHPSTEGHFCAFSVQFSNDNKEILAGANDGCLYIYDREKNDRTLRIESHEDDVNAVCFADSSSQILFSGGDDGLCKVWDRRTLSDSNTKPVGTLAGHMDGVTYIDSKGDGRHLITNSKDQSIKLWDMRCFSPSNVVEASRRAVAQQHWDYRWQQVPKKSKRKRGVKGDTSLMTYRGHGVLHTLLRCRFSPKFSTGQRYVYSACATGAIVIYDILTGKVVSKLPGHSQCVRDVSWHPYENKIVSSGWDGSHMIHYYKRARNYEDDDSSDEDYYPESSSDDDDDEDDIFEPLRHPRRRRSRRLAEQRRQRSHIGCL; encoded by the exons ATGGGTTCGAGAGAATCTTCACATGTAGCAGAAAGGAGAACCATGGCTGATGAATCCGAAGATTATTCGGCAGTGCTTGCTTACCTGCTCAGAag TGGTCAGATCCGACTGCTCTCTCCCCATTCTGCTGGTTTTCTAgacgatagtgatgatgatgattatattgAATGTTGTCCTGAAA GCGATCCTTCACCTGACACAAGCAAGATTGAT ACGAGTGATTTGAAACAGGAGATGCTGATTCAAGCAGGCATTACCCATAATGCATCACTCCCAACATCTCATGTCACGCAGATGCTTCACAAG AGGCAACTTGGAAACTGTTGCAGGAAAGGATTTACCCATAATGACCGCTCTCAGGTTGGGGCAGT TTTTCTACCAAATCACCAGCGAACTGTTGCTCACTTTCCTGCAAAGGTTTTCTGTGGAACATATTCTATGGATGGTTCTGTCTTCTTATCAGCTTGTCAAGATCAGGTTATTAGGATATATGATGTCAAGAATGGATACTTTAagaaatttaaagaaatcagagctAGAGATGTAGGATGGAGCGTTCTAGATACAGCCTTCAG TCCTGATGGCAACTACCTCATATATTCTAGCTGGTCTGATTGTG tACACCTATGTAACATCTATGGTGATTACGATACACACACTGCCCTCAACCTGCATCCATCAACAGAGGGCCATTTCTGTGCCTTCTCTGTCCAGTTTTCTAATGATAATAAAGAGATATTGGCTGG AGCCAATGATGGTTGTTTATACATCTATGACAGAGAAAAGAATGATAGAACATTGAGG ATAGAGTCACATGAAGATGATGTGAATGCAGTATGTTTTGCTGATAGTTCATCACAGATCTTATTTTCTGGTGGAGATGATGGTCTGTGTAAAGTCTGGGATCGACGCACATTAAGTGATTCTAACACCAAACCTGTAGGAACTCTAGCTGGTCATATGGATGGTGTTACTTACATTGATTCAAAG GGTGATGGTCGTCATCTGATAACCAATTCCAAAGATCAATCTATAAAGCTATGGGACATGAGGTGCTTCTCACCTAGCAATGTAGTGGAGGCAAGCCGACGAGCAGTTGCTCAACAGCACTGGGATTACAGGTGGCAGCAAGTACCAAAGAAAt ccaagagaaagagaggagtGAAAGGAGACACGTCACTGATGACCTACCGAGGTCACGGGGTTCTCCATACATTATTGAGGTGTCGGTTCTCTCCTAAATTCTCCACTGGACAG AGATATGTGTATTCAGCTTGTGCAACTGGAGCCATTGTTA TTTATGATATCTTAACAGGCAAAGTAGTGAGCAAGTTACCTGGTCATAGTCAGTGTGTCAGAGATGTATCATGGCATCCGTATGAAAACAAGATAGTTAGCTCAGGG TGGGATGGTAGTCACATGATACATTATTACAAGAGAGCTCGTAACTATGAAGATGATGACTCTTCAGATGAGGATTACTATCCTGAATCAAgcagtgatgacgatgatgatgaagatgatatcttTGAACCATTGAGACATCCTAGGAGACGTCGTAGCAGACGCTTGGCAGAACAACGTAGACAGAGATCACATATCGGATGCCTTTGA